One genomic segment of Deinococcus cellulosilyticus NBRC 106333 = KACC 11606 includes these proteins:
- a CDS encoding ABC transporter substrate-binding protein yields MKRVLGLIVALSAYGTAQAATLTVSCFSNMNVSVEAAIPMWKKLHPDVDIKVNTLAYGDHHNALTTALATGSGAGDVTCVEVGFVAKFGESGGLEDLLKAPYNGKQYQKQVTAYAWAQATNPDGGMYVFPADIAPGTLFYRDDILKKAGVTTSQLTKSWDSYIQAGKKIKEKTGAYLLHNAGFVAQAYIRAKVTNGESLFFDSKGNPVLTSPRFVQAITLAKQVRDAKLDANIAEWSPEWTDGLNKGRIATQPFGAWFEGTMRGLIPDTAGKWRAVDLPEKSYATWGGSFMAIPKQSKNKELAWEFLKFFSLNREVQLNSFRVNSSLPSLKSAQNDALFRQPVDFLGGQVARPMWVRAANNVKGIESNRLESVANDAFAAALDKVLNNGVTIKAALEEAQTLVTRRLNR; encoded by the coding sequence ATGAAACGCGTTCTTGGTCTGATTGTTGCCCTCTCTGCCTACGGCACCGCCCAGGCAGCCACCCTCACCGTCAGTTGCTTCTCCAACATGAATGTCTCGGTGGAAGCCGCCATTCCCATGTGGAAAAAGCTCCACCCCGACGTGGACATCAAAGTCAACACCCTGGCCTATGGTGACCACCACAACGCCCTGACCACTGCACTTGCCACCGGCTCTGGTGCAGGAGATGTCACCTGTGTGGAAGTGGGATTTGTGGCAAAATTCGGTGAGTCTGGCGGTCTCGAAGACCTGCTGAAAGCCCCTTACAACGGCAAACAGTACCAGAAACAGGTCACTGCTTACGCATGGGCGCAGGCCACCAACCCTGACGGCGGCATGTACGTGTTCCCTGCAGACATTGCACCTGGTACCCTTTTCTACCGTGACGACATCCTCAAGAAGGCAGGCGTCACCACCTCACAGCTGACCAAGAGCTGGGACAGTTACATCCAGGCAGGAAAGAAAATCAAAGAGAAGACTGGTGCCTACCTGCTCCACAACGCTGGCTTTGTGGCCCAGGCCTACATCCGTGCAAAAGTCACCAATGGGGAAAGCCTCTTCTTTGACTCAAAAGGCAACCCTGTCCTGACCAGCCCCCGTTTCGTGCAGGCCATCACCCTGGCCAAGCAGGTGCGTGACGCCAAACTGGACGCCAACATCGCCGAGTGGAGTCCTGAGTGGACCGATGGCCTGAACAAAGGACGCATTGCCACCCAGCCTTTCGGGGCCTGGTTTGAGGGCACTATGCGTGGCCTGATTCCCGACACGGCAGGCAAATGGCGTGCTGTGGACCTTCCCGAGAAAAGCTACGCCACCTGGGGTGGAAGCTTCATGGCCATCCCCAAGCAGAGCAAAAACAAAGAACTGGCCTGGGAATTCCTGAAATTCTTCTCCCTCAACCGTGAAGTGCAGCTGAACTCCTTCCGGGTGAACAGCTCCCTCCCCTCCCTGAAGTCTGCCCAGAACGATGCGCTGTTCCGTCAGCCTGTGGACTTCCTCGGTGGACAGGTGGCCCGACCCATGTGGGTTCGCGCCGCCAACAATGTGAAGGGCATCGAGTCCAACCGTCTGGAGTCTGTTGCCAACGATGCGTTCGCTGCGGCCCTCGACAAGGTGCTGAACAATGGTGTGACCATCAAGGCCGCTCTGGAAGAGGCCCAGACCCTGGTGACCCGTCGTCTGAACCGTTGA